ggttagggcccatagacataaaccgccataggtgtatgacttgtattgtaagatggGAAAGAGTAGATACCGAGCCAGACAGATTTATGAGCCGGctgggattctgtaaaccgaccggacgtcaacctatgtatataaagggacgacccggcggcggtttagggacaagagaCAACAAATCGAAAGCCAGgttaagcgtattcgctccctggtcatcaaaaccctagcaataccacctcaaactggattaggcttttaccttcaccgcaaggggccgaaccagtataaactccccgtgtcctttgtccggtttaacccctttaaactaatctcgttgcgatggctccacgactaagtcctcacacaaGGACATCTGACGTGATGATTCCACGAcaatacccataggatttttatatgcagttctataggcccataatgcatcaccaagtttcttggaccaattctttctagatctattaacagtcttttgcaataATTCTAtttctctattactcagttctacttaaccactagactgtgggtggtatggagatgcaattctatgattagtattcatacttagcaagcattttacgaaaagcaccatgaataaaatgtgagcCACCATCAGTCATCATGTATCTAGGggctccaaacctcagaaaaataacttctttaagcatcttaatagatttgttatgatcagcactactagttggaatagcttctacccacttactaacataatcaacagcctctagcgtggtgtcctccataagccttggagtgacacttgcgtaggatatgttcctgttcatgctcaggtacacaacgtctaataacaccatctactccttctttataaaggtgtgggtcatcccagaagtaatgtcttaaatcatagaaaaactttttcttttgctggtatgtgaaactagggggtataaatttagcaacagtgtaattagcataattagcataccatggagcagtacgagaagcatttatgacagctaactgttcatcaggaaagctatcatcaataggtagtgggtcatcaagaacattctctaaccaagataagttgtctgcaacggggttctcagctccctttctatcaataatatgcaaatcaaattcttgtagcaatagaacccatctaataagtctaggtttagcatctttcttttccacaAGATAtgtaatagcagcatgatcagtgtgaacagttactttagaattaacaatataaggtctgaacttatcacatgcaaatacaatTGCCAAAAAttcttttcagtagtagcataatttctctgggcactgtctagagttttactagcatattggataacatttaatttcttatcaactctttgtcctagaacagcacctacagcataatcactggcatcacacataatttcaaagggtaaattccaatcaggtgcctgaacaatcggtgcagaaatcaaggctttcttaagtatttcaaatgcttctacacaatcatcatcaaagacaaaaggaacatctttttgtaagagattagtcagaggcctagaattttttgagaagtctttaatgaacctcctataaaaaccggcatgaccaaggaaacttcttatacctttaatgtccttaggacacatcatcttttcaatagcatcaattttagctttatcaacttcaatgcctctttcagaaattttatgccccaaaacaataccttcattaaccataaagtggcacttctcccaattcaagacaagattagtttcttcacatctctgcaaaactcgatcaaggttgcttaagaaatcatcaaaagaagttccatacacgaagaaatcatccatgaaaacctcaacaatcttttcacaaaagtcagagaatatagcagtcatacatctttgaaaggtagtaggtgaattacataaaccaaaaggcatatgtctataagaaaaggtaccgaaagggcaagtaaaagtggtcttttcctgatcctcttttgacacaggtatttgagagaaaccagaataaccgtctagaaagcaaaaatgtgtatgtttggataatctttctagcatttgatcaataaaaggtaaagggtaatgatcctttttagtagctttatttaatttgcagaaatcaactaccattctataacatgtaacaattctttgtgggatcaattcatatTTATCAtcaggaacaacagtaatacctccctccttagggacacaatggacaagacttacccaatgactatcagcaacgggataaattatacctgcctccagaagctttagtatttcatttcttaccacttctttcatcttaggatttaaccatcgttggtgatcaacagccggtttagcgtctttctccaattttattttgtgctggcatagagtgggactaatacccttaagatcatcaagagtatatccaatagcagcacggtgcttcttcagagtcttcaataatttctcttcttcctgctctgaaaggttagcactaataataacaagatatatcttctttttaagcatatttaagagtaacagctaatggtttaagctcaaacacgggatcacccttggctggaggaggatcccctagaatttcaacaggcaagttgtgtttcaaaataggtccctattaaaagaatacttcatctatttcccttatTTCATTCAtcaacatatcattttcatggtctagcaaagattgttctaaaggatcattaggaggcacggcaatagaagcaagaccaataatttcatctttactaggcaattctttatcatggggttgtctacgaaatttagcaaaattaaaatcatgagacatatcccctaaaccaacagtaacaatatccttttcacaatctatcttagcattgacagtattcaagaagggtctaccaaatataatgggacaaaagtcatcttgtggggaaccaagaacaagaaaatcagtaggatatttaactttcccacacaagacttcaacatctctaacaatcccaattggtgaaataatatctctattggcaagctgaattgtaacatcaatatcttctatctcagaaggtgcaatatcatgcataatttctttgtataaggaatgaggtattgcactcgcactagcacccatatcacataagccatcataacaatgatctcctattttaacagaaacaacaggcatgccgacaacaggtctatgtttatttttagtatcgggtctagcaattctagcagcttcatcacagacaTAAAGAACatcccatcaatattatcgaccaagagatccttaaccatagcaatactaggttcaactttaatttgctcagagggtgtaggtgttctagcattactcttgcgaaccacagttgaagctttagcataatcctttattctaacaagaaaagttggtttctcaatataagcggtagaaacaataggatcaacattataagtgatagccttttcttcaactttaataggttcaactacttttacttcaatgggaggatgatatttaaaccacttctccttagggagatcaacatgagtagcaaatgattcatagaaagaagctactatctcagagtcaagtccatatttagtgctaaattcacgaaaaacatcggtatccataaaagatttcacacaatcaaacttaggtgttatacctgactccttaccttcgtcgagtcagagttgcgtttaattctttccaataaatcccatctgaatcaatagtcttcatcataaaagaaccagtacaacaagtatcgagcatggagcgattattgagagaaagccgagcataaaaattttgaataataatttctcttgagagctcatgattggggtaTGAAtctaacattgacttaagccttccccaagcttgagcgatactttctcctccacgaggccaaaaattatatatataattacgatcacgatgaaccagatgcatagggtaaaacttctgatgaaattccaatttcaatcggttgtagttccacgatccaatatcatcacatagcctaaaccatgtcaatgcctttcccttcaaatataaagggaagaccttcttcttgataacatcctcgggcatacctgcaggcttaaataatccacaaacttcatccacatagattaggtgcatatcgggatgtaatgttccatctcctgtaaaagtattagctagcagtttctctatcatacccaaaggaatttcaaagtaaacatttttagtaggttcagtaggttgaggagcaactctttgctctgctggtcggggtgaagataccccgaacaagcccctcaaaggattattttccatagtaacaagtgacagtaaatttcagcacactatataaaaatttccttaccaaattccacgtaccaaaggcgcttcactccccggcaacggcgctagaaaagagtcttgatggcccacaagtataggggatctatcgtagtcctttcgataagtaagagtgtcgaacccaacgaggagcagaaggaaatgacaagcggttttcagtaagttattctctgcaagcactgaaattatcggtaacaggtagttttaTGATAGGGTTAATTATCCTTTTGCCCTTAGTGGTGTCCATGTGCTCAGTTTTTCCCTTAGATGCGAattgtgctcagttttgcccctagTCCAGGCACAGCTACTACGACGAGGCCAAACGGCCAGATTTCAGTCCATTTCGTCCGCCGGCGTTAGTGGTTGTGGGTCTGGAGCTTACATGTGGGACCGCGTGGACGTGGGTCCgtagctgacatgtgggcccatgCAACAAAATCCCCGAATCAATCGTTGGGTTCTAGCCGGCCAAATCGACGCCCACTCTGCCCATCCGCCGGCCGGTCGTCCTGCGCCGCCGCCACCTGAGCTGCAGCCAGCACCTGCCCCGCCACCAGCTGCATGGCCTGCTCCGCCGCTACCATCCTGCGCCGACGCTCCACCGCTACCTGCTCCACCCTCCACCTTCCTGCGACTCCACGGGTGGGCGCCCGCCACCTGCTCAACCCGCGGCGCGGCTTCCTTCCGTGCGCCAGGCCAGAGCGCTCAAAGGTGGGGGCTGGTGGAGCTGTTTGAACTAGGAGGAAGAACCCAAGGGCGAAATCGCGAGCAGCGGCGACCCCGGAGTATTTGGCGAGGCAGGCATCGGGCCGGAGATCCGCCGCGTCCACGGCTGGGTTCCCACGGGGTAAGTCACACCTCATGTTTAGATTGAGCTTAGTTGTGCATTTGAACAGTCGATTCGAGTAGGTTTGCCCAATTAGTATGCTGATTGCGCCTCTGTTTTTCGTTGGTTAGGACAGAGTTGCGGTTTGCTTTCTTGGTGCACATTAGAAGGGACCGGTACATGTTCGATGCAAAGGATAAGAAGAAATACCAAGGAGGTTTCGATTATATGCTGCCAATGGCTAGTAATTGCAGTTTCAGACAATTTGGGGAGGTAATTTGTAGCCAATATCCTTGGGGTTTGCTTGATGAAGTGGTATACAAATACTGTGATGGGGAAAAGAATTGGGTGACAGTTAGTAATGATGAAGAGCTGGCCACCATGTTTGCTAGGCATAAAGAGAAAGATAATTTTCATGTGAGGATGCAAATTGATGTGCTTGAGCAGGCATTTGGACCTAGGATGGCGGGTGCAACATCTCAGGGAGAACCAAGTTGTCGTAATGGCATCTCTAGCCAGAATAGTTCACTTGGTGCACGGCGACGTGGTGGCTCGACAAGTGTGGGCAACGGCAGTAGGGTCCCCCTTGAAGTGGAGCCTGACGACTAAAATTCTAGGGTTGATGAAGAGAAGCTATATTCTGATGTTATTCAGAATTTACGAAGGGCACCTCGGGCTGAAAACCAAGATGAGGCTCACAATGCAGTCCGTGTGGATGATGCCACGGTGGGTGAGGACGAAGACCTTGCAGCTGTTGAATGGGACCCTTTGAACCCTCATATTGAAGAAGGTACCGTTTTTGCATCCATGACTGAGTGTAGAAATGCACTTGTGACATACTGCATCAAGGTAGAACGTACTTTTAAAGTTGACAAGAGCGATCAAGTATGTTACAGAGTGCACTGTCCGACTGAGGGTTGTCCATGGAGGCTGCTCGCATCTAAAATGCGAAATAGCACTAATGTTCAGGTCAAAGTGAACCCTTTTAAGCACACACGCCAGGAATCAACCCTTAGGAAGGATACAATCAGTAGAGCCAAGTCAAGATGGGTGGCAGAAGAAGTAAAGAAGTGGGTGAAAGAAAACCAGCAAGTGGGTCCAAAGGAATTGCAGAAGAACATCAAAGATAAGTTCAAGATAGATTTACCATACATGAGGTGTTCAATTGTAAACAACATGCTATGGATTCTATTTATGGTAACTGGCAGGAAAGTTTTCAATTGTTGTATTCATTCAAAGGTGAAGTGGAGAGGACAAGCCCAggtagtattgtagatattgatcaCCACACCGTGGAGTACACATTCAGGGGAGTGACAAAGACCAAGGAATGCTTTAGGAGGGTTTTTGTCTGCTTTGAGGCTTGTCGCCAGGGTTTTTTGGCAGGTTGCAGGCCTTATTTGGCTATTGATGCCACTTTTCTCACAGGGAGGTTTAAAGGACAGTTAGTAGTAGCTTGTGTAGTTGATGCACACAGTTTTGTATTTCCAGTTTCCTACGGTGTGCTGGAGACAGAGTCTGAGGAGAGCTGGACTTGGTTTTTGCATAATCTGCGCAGGGCTATTGCACATCCCAATGGGTTGGTCATTCATACAGATGCCTGCAAAGGTTTAGAAGTGGCCGTGGACAATGTGTTCCCTGGAGTAGAGCATAGGGAATGCATGCGTGACCTTGCTGCAAatttcatgaagaaattcaaaggaaaGGTGTATACCGACAATTTATGGCCAGCATCTTTGACTTGCAGTGTGAAGAAGCACAACTACCACTTGAGGCAGTTATACATGAATCCCAAAGTGAAAGAATACTTGGAAACACACCACTCCAAGTTATGGGCCAGAAGCCAATTCAGTGAACTGAGCAAAGTTAACTATGTGCACAATAATCTAGCAGAGTCTTTCAACTCAACGATCCGGAAACTAAAGGGTCATTATGTGGTGGATTTGCTTGACAGGATAAGGATAGAATACATGCAGAAATTTCATTATCGTGCAGGAATAGCTGAGGCAAAATTCATGGGCCACATTATCATCCCTGCTGTGATGAATAAACTGAAGCAGAAAACAACAGGCTTGGAAATGAACATGACTCTTTGCTCGGGTACCACAGTAGAGATATCATATTTGGATAAAGAGAAGAGGGAATAGAGATATCCAGCAGATTTAGAAGCTTTAACTTGCAGTTGTAGGCAATGGCAGATAACTAGGTTGCCATGCATTCATGCCTTGTTTTTCATCACTTCTCTCCCAGGTCCAGCAGGGAACACAGAGCAGTATGTGCATGATTACTACTCTGCTGCAAGGTTCAAAGCCACATATGCTTATGCCTTGCCTACTATGGAGGGAAAACAACAATGGGACATGGTGGACCCTAGATTCAAGGTTTGCACTCCAGTTCTGAAGAGAGCAGCAGGTAGACCAAGGAAGAGTCGAATCAGACCTCGCAGCGAAGGAGCTGGACTTGGAGCGAGGAAGCATAAGTGCACAAGGTGTGGTGGGACTGGTCATTTCGGTAAGTATTGTGATAACACAGTAGATCCAGCGTTCGGAGAGAGTTTCGATGAAGGCTTCGTTGAAAATGTTGGTCAGCAGCCGGTTGCCTCAACAGATGATGAAAATGATGGTCAACAGCCGGTTGCATCGGATGAGGATTTTGACGAGGTTCTAAATGACGATGGTCAACAGCCGCATGATTTTGACGATGATCCAAAATATCATCCAAATAGTGATtcaagtgaggctccaaatggtgatccaagtgaggctccatatggtgatcatgtggatccaagtgaggctccaaatggtgatcatggtgatccaaatgaggctccaaatggtgatcatggtgatccaagtgaggctccaaatgatgatgcaagtgaggctccaaatggtgacTAACCTTCTGTTGTTGTGAGTTCTGCTAGGTATGTAAATCTTGCAAGAGTCAAATACTACTGTACATTTATCACTTGAGATGATCTCATTACCCTTTATGTTTTGCACAGCTCTATGGTATGTTTGAAGAAGACGCGCAAGCTACCGACAACcaagaggagaagagaagaagcaATGAGCACAAGGTGCACGGCGAGCAAAGTATGGCAAGAAGCTCAAGGAACAGACAGAAGCCCCAACGCTATTTATGAATAATTATGAAACATTATGAATAATGTTGTATTTCTGTTGGATGATGTTGGACCTATGTTAGAACTAAGTTTGACATGATGTTTAAATCTGTTGGATGATGTTTGAATGAGCACATGGTTTTtccttttttgatttttttgaattttgttttgCTCATTTGAATTCTGGTCAAACCTGACTTTGACCAAGATTTAAACAAGTCTAAAACATCAAAATGAAAAACTAAGCCTGGATCCTTCTTAGTCAATCCAAAATGAAGCTGTGGTGAGGTTTTTGAAATTTTCATGAAAAATGTGCTAAAAAGTGGGGTCCAAAGGTAGGGTAAACGGCCTCATTTCTAAGCAAGGTTTTTTTGGACCTTGTCTAAATCAGCCAAATAACTTTCCTACACATATATTCTATATATACAGACTATGTGCGCTGGTTTTTccattttttttgattttttttaaatttgttttactCATTTCAATTCTGGTCAAACTTAACTTTGACCAAGATTTAAACAAGTCTAAAACATCAAAATGAAAAACTAAGCCTGGATCCTTCTTAGTCACTCCAAAATGAAGCTGTGGTGagttttttgaaattttcatgtTCATTTCCCCAAAACACTTCTCTTCACTTCATACAAGAGAGTTTGAGATACTCGAGATATCACATAATACACATGAACTTATTGTTTAAATGTATGTAAACCTTGTTTATCAACTTAAATCGTTAGTATATGACATAAGAAGACTATGTGCGTAGGTTTttcatttttctgatttttatttaatttattatgcTCATTTGAAATCTAGTCAAACATAGCTTTGATTGCTCCAAACCCCGCTAACCCTAGCGCTGAACAAGGACCGTCCATCTAACCCTAGCGGCGATCAAGGGCCGTTGATCTAACCCTTCTAGAAGGAATCTATCGGGAGGAGGGGGGCGATCCGCGAGATGCAATCTGATTGGCTGGGAGATTGTTTTTTTTAACAAATACCGGGCGCGCTAGACGGACTGTTGGGCTATCTCGTTGTCTGGGCATGAGACCGCAGTAAATAGCCCGTCTCAGC
This genomic window from Aegilops tauschii subsp. strangulata cultivar AL8/78 chromosome 4, Aet v6.0, whole genome shotgun sequence contains:
- the LOC141021636 gene encoding uncharacterized protein, which gives rise to MDSIYGNWQESFQLLYSFKGEVERTSPGSIVDIDHHTVEYTFRGVTKTKECFRRVFVCFEACRQGFLAGCRPYLAIDATFLTGRFKGQLVVACVVDAHSFVFPVSYGVLETESEESWTWFLHNLRRAIAHPNGLVIHTDACKGLEVAVDNVFPGVEHRECMRDLAANFMKKFKGKVYTDNLWPASLTCSVKKHNYHLRQLYMNPKVKEYLETHHSKLWARSQFSELSKVNYVHNNLAESFNSTIRKLKGHYVVDLLDRIRIEYMQKFHYRAGIAEAKFMGHIIIPAVMNKLKQKTTGLEMNMTLCSGTTVEISYLDKEKRE